A region of Vitis vinifera cultivar Pinot Noir 40024 chromosome 13, ASM3070453v1 DNA encodes the following proteins:
- the LOC104881137 gene encoding uncharacterized protein LOC104881137 produces MELHPREKYIESHPHWPLILKPAQKPYHCGGCQEYEIDLRECYQCEHEDVHQKCDFHLHVDCDPYSESIWLQFIDCTFTFQVEAPRGKKMVCDGCGKDVKGWFYQCSSRGNPRYLHPCCAKLPFKKTDKGGMVLDLKEKTSSVCLMCGNEGNSKDFRSWVYVSRCGNYCYHVACVKGKVERWNKEEGSNQQQSYGAGTSSGALVRRAPNQEIKTGRREKVLDYLEMAFDIFTFVVLLIFGVSVPVPYGLVIKWLKRK; encoded by the coding sequence ATGGAGTTGCACccaagagaaaaatatatagagAGCCACCCACACTGGCCGCTTATACTTAAGCCTGCTCAAAAACCATACCATTGTGGGGGATGTCAAGAGTATGAGATAGATTTACGAGAATGTTACCAGTGTGAGCACGAGGATGTGCACCAGAAATGTGACTTCCATCTTCATGTGGATTGTGACCCTTACTCCGAGTCCATCTGGCTTCAGTTTATAGACTGCACCTTTACCTTTCAGGTGGAGGCTCCAAGAGGAAAGAAAATGGTTTGCGATGGATGTGGGAAGGATGTGAAAGGATGGTTTTACCAGTGCTCATCGCGGGGGAACCCACGTTATTTACACCCTTGTTGTGCCAAGCTTCCGTTTAAGAAGACGGATAAGGGAGGTATGGTACTTGATCTTAAGGAAAAGACTTCATCAGTGTGCCTAATGTGTGGAAATGAGGGCAATTCCAAAGATTTCAGGAGCTGGGTCTACGTTTCCCGCTGTGGCAATTACTGTTATCATGTGGCATGCGTGAAGGGCAAAGTGGAGAGGTGGAACAAAGAGGAGGGTAGTAATCAGCAACAAAGTTATGGGGCTGGGACCAGCAGCGGAGCCTTGGTGAGAAGGGCTCCGAACCAAGAGATAAAAACAGGCCGTAGAGAGAAGGTCCTCGATTACTTGGAGATGGCATTCGATATTTTCACTTTCGTGGTTCTTCTCATCTTTGGGGTATCTGTCCCTGTGCCTTACGGATTGGTGATCAAAtggttaaaaagaaaatga